A region of the Candidatus Afararchaeum irisae genome:
TATGAGGAAGTTTTCGAGAGCTTCCTCGAAAAAGGCAGAGAGTAGTTGATTCATTCTGTCTTCCTCGATACCCCCACGGTTGTACTTTCTACGGAAAGCGGATGTCGTCTCTATTACTGAGAGTGAAGTGATTATAACCTGTGACTCTTTGTCATCGATCATCTCATCGACTTTTTCGGAGCCGTCCTCCTCGTAATACCTCTTGACTAGAGCGGATGTATCGAAGAAAAGATATCTCATGCCTGAAACTACAGTCTCTCCTCACGACCTTCGTCGACTATCTCTGAGAGGCTCTTTCCTTCAATCCCTTTCCTTAGCTCCTCTGTCTCGGATTCAGTTCTGTGTTCCTCGACGAACTCCCTCATGCTGTTCCTCAAGCCCATTGTCTTTGATTTGTTGAGTAGCTGTTCGCCCAAGAACTCAGTCTTATCAGAGGTTTTGCTCATTCTACCGACTATTCGTGGTTTGATCTTAAAACAGTTCGCCCGGCTGGCTCAGACGATCAGTAGCTGACGAAACCCATGTTATTTCTCCGTGTCGATGTACTCCCTCAGAACCACTGTAGCGTAGCTACCCTTCGGAAGCGCGAATCTGAACTCGATGTCGTCTTCGAAAGTCTCGTATTCGATATCGGTCGAGACGAGAACCGCACGTCTCGTGCCCTCCGAACCGTAGCCGTCGTCCCTGTCGAAGTCCTCCTTTTCGAGAGTATACTCTTCGAGAACCCTCGTCTCTATTTCGCCCTGTACGCCGCCGCTGAGTTCGGTCTCGGAGCCAACGAGAGGCACGGTCACGAAGGCGCGCCCCCTCTCGACGTGTCGGTTTACGGTCTCGACGTTAGACTCGGTGACTTTTTGGAGACTGTCTGTGTCGGGGACTCGGACGCCGTCTATCTCGTCGCCCGCGAAACAGACGACGTCACCGACGTACGCCTCGTCGAATCCCATACCCTCGTCGTACCTCTCCCTGAGTATTACGTTGAATAGACGTGACTGGACGGCGTTGACGAAGAGACGCCGGAGGTTACTCGGTAGCGATTCGAGTGCTTCCTCGTACGAGTCGCCCTCGACGACTGCGTGGATCATCGCCCTCTCGTAGCCGAGGTAGTTGGGGAAGTAGTCGAGTGCCTCCTTGAAATTGAGGTTCTCCTTGAGACGCCGACGTGCTTCCCTCGTCCTCTCGGGCTCGTCGGGGTACGGCTCGGCGACGTACTCAAGCACAGCCGACTCGTAGTCGTCACGGAGTATGTGTTCGCCGACCTTGTGTGTCACGGGACGTTTCGAGCCGAATCTCTGGACTCCGAAGAGGTTGGGTACGCCGCCGAAGTCGTCTATCTCTCCGTCTATGGCATCGAGGTTCTCGGGATTCTCGGGGTCGCGTAGCCTGATCTCGAAACGGTTGCCCTTGAGGTCGCCGAGCGAGATGTAACGGTTCGACCGTCCGAGGTACTCTATCTCCGCGCCGTCGCCGTCAAGTGAGACAGTCTCGACCTCGTCGCGCGAGACGTCCTTCACAGTCATAAACTGAGTCGTGACGGCGTTCTTGTCCTTAGTCCCCGCCCAAGAGACACGTTCCCTGCTTACTCCGAGCGCGTTCGAGAGGTCACGCGCGAAGCCGTGTGTCTCGTAGCCCGTGAGACGTACCTCGACGACTGCGTACTCCCCCTCACTGTTGTCGGAGTAGTCGAATCCCGAGACCTCGTCTACGACGAAGTCCTCGGGCTGAGTCTTTATCTCGCCGCCGACACCCGGTGTAGACGAGACGTACCAGTTGAGTCCGAGGTCTGTCTCAGTGTTAGTATCGTCAGTGTCAGTATTAGTATCAGAAGACATAGTTATCTACTCCGTACTGCGTACTATTTCGACGTAAGCCTTCTTGACATCCTCCCCGCCCTGAAAGGGCGAGGATTCCACTGGTGGGATTTCAGGCTGCTCCTGAGTCCCCAGCGGCAAGTTTCCCAACGCGGCGGTTGGTACTCCGGTCTGTGCGCTCCTCGTTGGGACTTTCGTGAGGGTATGGTTTCCCCGACCATCGGTGGTCGTCCCACTTGAGGCACACGGGCCGTGCCATCGACCCAACTGCGCTACCTGTCTCGCGCTCCAGAAACACCCGACTCGCTTTCAGGTCGGCGTGTCCTGAAAAGCCACATTCATCACACCGGAACAAATCACCGTCGCGGTGTGTGTTCTCGCTACTGCCGCACTCTGGGCAGGTCTGTGTTGTGAACGCTTCAGACTGTTCAACGACGGTGATCCCGTATTCCTCGCACACATGATTCAGTCGGTCGATAAGCCGGCTGAACGCCCAGAAATTGTGTGTTTTCGTATTGACCTCCACTGACCAATGGGTATCCAGTACGTCAGTGAGATCACCGACGTAGACGGTTGCGACACCCATCTCATACAGTCGTTCAACCAGATCACGGAGCAATCCATCTTGTGCATGGTTGCGTCGATCAGTACGCCGTTGATACAGGCGTTCAATTTGGTTGCTCGTTCGCCGTTGGTCGTCTAACAGCGATTGCAGGTGTGCGATCCGTTCGGTTGTTTCACGGAACCGCTCAAATAGCTCACGACCTTCATACAGGAATTGCTGGCCGGTCGTCGTCGTGCAAGCGACGAGGTTGTTTGCGCCTACGTCCAGTGCAGCCGATTCCTCGGCTAGTGGTGAATCCTGTCGGGAATCAGGGACGGTGACAGGTTGAATTGCTCTGAACGTATCGCTCACTACGTCGTACACGATTTCTAACTGGCCTTGCTCTCCCTGCCATTTCGGTTTTCCGGCAACCTCTAACCGAATACGGCTCGTCACGTCATGGCGGTCTTCAAGTTCACCGCCAATCGGGATTTCAAGCCGGGAGCGTTCACCCCACCGGAGGGTGTACTGGTCGTTTCTAATGTAGGTACGAAGCTCGCGTCCGTCCTCTTCGTTACCCCAGTATCCCGGCGGGTGCGGTTTCTCGTCAACCTCACCAGCTTCGTATTTCTCATTCAGCGTGAGAAATGACTTCCATGCCCGCCTGTTCTTGCGGGGGATCTGCTGTGCCGTTGAGCTACTGAGAACGTCTTTGTAGCGGTCGCTTGGATTCGACGCATGAAAGACGTACTCGCCGTCAAAGAAGGATTGTCGCCGGTTGTAGGTGATCTCGTTCCAGAGCGCGGCAGACGCATCCAACAAGTCGAGTAGAGCCGCCCGCTGGGCATCGGTTTGCGGCTTGATCTCGAACTCGTTGGTGCGCTTCATCGCTACTGTATCAATGGTACCGAAGCAACTAATAGTTTGGGTTTGTAGTGGGTTAATATGGGTAGCAACAAGGCGTATGCAGAGTTCGATAACGAGGAACAGTATGAACGACTGAAAGAGATCAAGCAGAAACACGGGTTGACGTGGAAGGGGCTACTCCTACAGGGTGCCAGACGAATGGAAGGCGAGGACGCGATCTAGGCGTTGGAAATCCGGCTGTAGCATGAGAACGTGGTTGTGTCACTGCTCATGTCGGCTTCATCCCCGCCCTGAAGGGCGAGGCTTTCGCCTCGTATTTCCGTAATCGAGTTAGGATAGAGTTTCTGTGTCGTCCCCGCCAAGAAGACCTGACTCACGTAGCTCTCGTGTGCCTTTCTTGGAGACGTAGACGTTCTTGTTATTAACACTGACCTCACCGTCATCGACGAACTCCCTGAGAAGACCCGCAAGCTCGTTCAGGTACTCTCTCGGACGTTCTTCACGTATTCCTACTCCTCTGCCCCGTGCTTCGCCCCTCGAATGGGCTCTGTTGAAGAGGTAGATACGTACGAAGTCGTGTTTGACTTGGGTTCGGTCGGTGTCGAGATACTCCGGGAGTGTGATGGAGCCGTGGGCTTTCGTGCCGACCGGCGCGCCCAGACAGCTCAGAACGCGTCCGAGGAGAGTCGCGTCGTCGGGTACTGCCTCGTCGGCTTTCGCCTCGCGTTTTACGGTATCGAATCCGAGTCCCAGACTCTCGAATACCGACTCGATCACCTTTCTCTCTTCGGAGCCCTCGACTGAGAAGGTGGCTTTGTACTGCGACTTAGTTATACTGCCGCCGCTGAAGATCCACGCAGTCAGTCTGTTGAGACATCGGAAGTTCGAGTCGTCGTAGTCGAGGTCGAGCCAGCCGTGCTCGCGCGCCGTCTCTATTCCCCTGAGAACGTCGGGCTTGCCGCCCTCGATCCACGTACGTATACGGCTACGTGGAACCCCCTCCATACGCGAGGATACCGCACTCGACTTGAGACCCGTCTTCCTGTGAATGTCGATCGCCTCCCTGTACTGGTCTACGAAGTCGTACGGCGACGAGTAGGTCTCGGCGAGATCCTCCTCGGTGACGAGAGGCTCGGCGTCTCTCCGGCTGTCGGATCGCATCTCTGTCTCAGCATAGGCTCGGAGTACATATCAAGCTTTGCGAGGAACATATCCGTGTGAACAGAGGTGGACTCACACCAACATTTTATATAGGATTGGTTCGTATGGCACAGATATGGCACAAAAGAACAGGAAGAGGACGGACGACGCTGTGTCGCCGGTTATAGGCGTGATACTCATGGTTGCCATAACCGTGATACTCGCGGCTGTGATCGGTACCTTCGTGCTAGGTCTAGGTGGACAGGTACAGCAGAACGCTCAGGCTGGCGTGTCGTTTAATCAGAATAACGACAGCAGCGTAACGGTCACTCTTAATTCGATACAGAGAGCCGACGCTATATATATTCAAGCTCCAAATGGTAGTGTTCCTGGAAACTGGACATCTGTATCTCAGAGTGACGTAGGTACTTCTAAGACGGTAACTAGCCTCGGTTCTGGAGACAGAATTACTGTTGTAGGGGAGTACCAAGGCAGTAGAAATACAATAACCTCGTACACAGTCAAGTAACTACCCCGCCGCACCTTATTTTTCGAGTCGAATACACACGCCGACACCCACTCAGCCGTCAGTCTATTCCGAAGAAGACCTAAAGAAGCCTCAGATCGCCTGTCACCCTATCGACCTCGTCGTCTTCGGCGGGTCCGACTCCGAGTGCCGTCAGAGTTCCGGGCTCTATCTGTGTGTGTCCCGCGTCGCGTATGAGAGAAGTCGGAAGCCCCATCGACTCCGCCTCACGTTTGAGTTCGAGAAGATCAGACTCCGAGTCGGCTTCTAAGACGACCTTCTTCATCCCCGTCGACTTCCAGTCGGTCTGTGCGTCTTCCGAAGCCTTCTCGTACGCCTGAAGCGAGGCGTGGGCGACCTGTGACGCCGTCTTGCCGTCCCCCATTCCGAGGTCAGTCCTGACGACTATAGACTGTTTCATGGACTCTCTACGTGTCGGTCTCCAAGAAACCCTGTGGAACGTAGTCGGGACAGACCATCTCCTTCTCGACCCTCGTCTCGGCTTCGTGTTTTTCGCAGTAGACCTGTGTCTCGCCGTGGCGTTTCCGGAAGTCG
Encoded here:
- a CDS encoding type IV pilin N-terminal domain-containing protein is translated as MAQKNRKRTDDAVSPVIGVILMVAITVILAAVIGTFVLGLGGQVQQNAQAGVSFNQNNDSSVTVTLNSIQRADAIYIQAPNGSVPGNWTSVSQSDVGTSKTVTSLGSGDRITVVGEYQGSRNTITSYTVK
- the pth2 gene encoding peptidyl-tRNA hydrolase Pth2 — protein: MKQSIVVRTDLGMGDGKTASQVAHASLQAYEKASEDAQTDWKSTGMKKVVLEADSESDLLELKREAESMGLPTSLIRDAGHTQIEPGTLTALGVGPAEDDEVDRVTGDLRLL
- a CDS encoding type II toxin-antitoxin system VapC family toxin; the protein is MRYLFFDTSALVKRYYEEDGSEKVDEMIDDKESQVIITSLSVIETTSAFRRKYNRGGIEEDRMNQLLSAFFEEALENFLI
- the truD gene encoding tRNA pseudouridine(13) synthase TruD, which translates into the protein MSSDTNTDTDDTNTETDLGLNWYVSSTPGVGGEIKTQPEDFVVDEVSGFDYSDNSEGEYAVVEVRLTGYETHGFARDLSNALGVSRERVSWAGTKDKNAVTTQFMTVKDVSRDEVETVSLDGDGAEIEYLGRSNRYISLGDLKGNRFEIRLRDPENPENLDAIDGEIDDFGGVPNLFGVQRFGSKRPVTHKVGEHILRDDYESAVLEYVAEPYPDEPERTREARRRLKENLNFKEALDYFPNYLGYERAMIHAVVEGDSYEEALESLPSNLRRLFVNAVQSRLFNVILRERYDEGMGFDEAYVGDVVCFAGDEIDGVRVPDTDSLQKVTESNVETVNRHVERGRAFVTVPLVGSETELSGGVQGEIETRVLEEYTLEKEDFDRDDGYGSEGTRRAVLVSTDIEYETFEDDIEFRFALPKGSYATVVLREYIDTEK
- a CDS encoding transposase, whose product is MKRTNEFEIKPQTDAQRAALLDLLDASAALWNEITYNRRQSFFDGEYVFHASNPSDRYKDVLSSSTAQQIPRKNRRAWKSFLTLNEKYEAGEVDEKPHPPGYWGNEEDGRELRTYIRNDQYTLRWGERSRLEIPIGGELEDRHDVTSRIRLEVAGKPKWQGEQGQLEIVYDVVSDTFRAIQPVTVPDSRQDSPLAEESAALDVGANNLVACTTTTGQQFLYEGRELFERFRETTERIAHLQSLLDDQRRTSNQIERLYQRRTDRRNHAQDGLLRDLVERLYEMGVATVYVGDLTDVLDTHWSVEVNTKTHNFWAFSRLIDRLNHVCEEYGITVVEQSEAFTTQTCPECGSSENTHRDGDLFRCDECGFSGHADLKASRVFLERETGSAVGSMARPVCLKWDDHRWSGKPYPHESPNEERTDRSTNRRVGKLAAGDSGAA